TTGCTTgttatttctcattttttttgGTTGTCAATTATATGGGTTTTATTGCACAGTTATCAATTTGTTTTTGTATTTGGCAATTGAGAATTTTATGTGTGGGTTATAAGATTTGAGGTTCTTCTGGTGTTATAGTTTTTGATTTTTCAGCGTTTTTGATTGTCTTGATGTTATGGGTTTTTTATTTCCCTTGTTCTTAGTCATATGGAATTTGATGgcatttactcttttttttttattttttttatggtttgttaattttcttgttgtTTCCGTTTGAAATTGAAAATTATTTGCATAGTCTGCATTGCTAATTTTGGTGTTCTTTTACTATATTTAAggatcaaataattttttttttaattatcaatttaaGAGTTTGGGAACTGGGTTAATGTTTGATCATTTGTAATGCAATCTCCCTATATGGAACAAAAAAAATAtcagtttgagagagagagagagacacatGGAGATGGAAGAACAGAATGGAGAAGAAACAATACGAGAGAGAAGGGAAGGGATAAGGAAGGGAAAGAgagtataataaaataattaatttaataaattttattaatttaataaattttaacttaataaaattaacattaataatatttaattataaataaaaatatatgattaatcaatttattaataactttaataaataaaatgattttattaataaataattattaattaatttgacaAAAAAAACGAGAGAGATTAAGGAAAAAAAggcaaaataataatttcttttttgagataaaatggtgaaataataattttatatttttaacttgTAAATTTGATGCCACAGATAAGAgtgattattttaaaataaaattaaaattaattaattttattataataaattaaaattaaaagatgaaaataaaattaatatcaaagTTTAGTAAAGATGAATAAAAATTACTCTAAAACattttatctatatatatatatatatatatatatatatatatatatatatatttgagaaGTTATTATTAAGGTTTGAATTTTTGAGTCAAATAGCTAAGAGCATGCGTGATCAGATTTTCTGAGTTACCTTCATCGGCGGCAACAATAATTGTTCCACCTTATAAACAAGCTAAAAGTTAACGCTGTCAGCTGTCCCCCTGTCCTTACCCAATTCAAACTAATATAGTACGCGACTTTGAATTTGAATTTGTAACGGCTAAACGCTCGCTTCTCCTCCTGGATTTCTCTACTCTTCCACATCACAAAATACAACAAAAcactactctctctctctctctctctctcgatgGCTTCTCTCACTCCAGGAATCCTCCTCAAGCTGCTTCAGTCCATGAACTCCACCGCCCGTGTCACCGGAGAACACCGCTTTGCTCTCCTCCAAGTCATCGGCATAGTCCCCGCACTCGCTGGATCCGATCTGTGGCCTAACCATGGCTTCTACGTACAGCTCTCTGATTCTCTCAACTCCACCTACGTTTCCCTCTCTGAACGCGACACTGACCTCATTCTCTCTAATCGCCTCCAGCTTGGTCAGTTTGTTTACGTTGAACGCTTTGAATTCGACTCTCCTGTACCTAGGGTTTGTGGCATCGGTCCTATCGCCGGCCGCCACCCCTTTGTGGGGACCCCAGAACCGCTCATTGCTCGTATTTCAGCCTCAAAGAAAGAGTTTGTGATTCAACCTGTGGCCGATTCGGAGTACTCGGTGGATCCAATTGCGGTGTATTTGGCGAACAAGAAATGCGAGGGCGTGCCACGAAATGAAAATAAGGAAGTGAAGAGTGATAATAAAATTGAAAAGAGCAGTAAAACAACAAGGCAACCTCTTGCACGCCGTGATAACATGATGGTTGGAAACCCCTCCAATTCGGAGGAAAATAAAGGATCAGATAAGGTGCCTCAGAGATTTTCTTCACCAGCCGGACCAAAGACGGTGTCTGCAGGTAAGAAAAATGTGGCTGTTGCAGAAAGGGATCCCTCCCCTGCAGGAAAAGCTAAGAGATCAGCTTCTCCAGTGCCCTCTAAATGTGTTGTTCCGAGCTTGGTAGCAGCCCGGGAGGAAAATAGGAAGGTGGCAAGGGAGCCGGCTATTATCGTTCCATCAAGATATAAGCAACCATCGCCAAGTAGGAGGCAAGCCTCTCCTAATGCTCGAAGGGCTTCCCTCTCTCCTGGAAGGAGGCTTTCAGGAGGATTGAAAGTCTCACCTGCGGTGGCGGATTCTACTGGCAAGAAGAAGATTCCAACAATTGTTGCTGCTATTTCAAAAGTTCCAGAGGGGTCTGCAAAGAGTAGCAGGAAGAGCTGGGATGAGACACCAGGGAAGCAGAAAGAGAAGGGTGATTTGAAGAAGAAACCAGATCTGCAAGCAATTTTGCGGACACAGGTAAATTCTTTTGTATATTGGGTTGTTGTGTGAGGCTGGCATGTCTTTCACGAGCTTACCTAGAAAGAAAATTTCTGGAATAATTATCTTTTCTCAACTTCTTTTTCTGTTTATTTTACTAGCGGCTACTTTCTGAATTTTTGTTCCTAAAATTTTCATTATTGGAGTTGATTCAATTAGGCTTTGTTGAGCCTCAAGAAAAATGATCAGATTCAAGAATAAACAGGTGGCTTCTAGTGGTAGTGGAATGCCCACCAATACTTATGACTAACCTGATGTTCTTCATGTGTTGAAGTACCTTTCTTAGGCTTTTGTCATATGCAATTCTTTGGCTTAGAAAAGTCCCAACCTGCAGTGATTCCTTCCAATAATTCCAAATTAATCACAAAGTAGTTAGAAACGCTTTAATCATGATTATAAGGTTTTCAAACACTATAATCATGCTAACAAAAACAATGAATTCTAGTTCAGTCGGAACAGAACATTCAGCCAAGATTACACAGATGCAGCTTCTACTGTCCATTCCAATAGTACTGTTTTTGAATGTGTATTTGTTAAGTTGAAATCGACATTACCTAACATTTTCTCATGCAAGTATTTTCTCATCTCCTCTAACTACCTTCATCTTCTCTTTTTTTGATATAATCTGTTCTGTTGTCTGTTTCCCTTGTAGTGTGGAATTAGGATGATGCTTTCCATACATTTTACTTTGAAATCTAATCTTATACATGCTGTTCCAGGCTGCCCTTTCTAGGCGTCTAAGTGATGCAACCAGTAGACAACCTAATCAGGATGATGATTCCTCAAGCAATGAGACAGTGAAGGAAGCTCTGGGATTCACTGTACATGAGAAGAAATGGACTGATGGTAGTGTTCCATTGGATACAGTCTCTGCAGACCTTGCACGACTTGGAA
The sequence above is a segment of the Hevea brasiliensis isolate MT/VB/25A 57/8 chromosome 11, ASM3005281v1, whole genome shotgun sequence genome. Coding sequences within it:
- the LOC110666227 gene encoding uncharacterized protein LOC110666227, whose amino-acid sequence is MASLTPGILLKLLQSMNSTARVTGEHRFALLQVIGIVPALAGSDLWPNHGFYVQLSDSLNSTYVSLSERDTDLILSNRLQLGQFVYVERFEFDSPVPRVCGIGPIAGRHPFVGTPEPLIARISASKKEFVIQPVADSEYSVDPIAVYLANKKCEGVPRNENKEVKSDNKIEKSSKTTRQPLARRDNMMVGNPSNSEENKGSDKVPQRFSSPAGPKTVSAGKKNVAVAERDPSPAGKAKRSASPVPSKCVVPSLVAAREENRKVAREPAIIVPSRYKQPSPSRRQASPNARRASLSPGRRLSGGLKVSPAVADSTGKKKIPTIVAAISKVPEGSAKSSRKSWDETPGKQKEKGDLKKKPDLQAILRTQAALSRRLSDATSRQPNQDDDSSSNETVKEALGFTVHEKKWTDGSVPLDTVSADLARLGKEAMQRRALASTAAAEALEQAIATESIVRSLSIFSELSSVSKAGNPLPSIDKFFSVYDDVVKYTAIAESVAASHSSDRAAIPTEQSKSASLWVEAALATDLEIVSLLNNKNNDPPTTLPKSLSKRQSLKASSSAAFDPTVGVWTRNHGMKETVELAMKLQFEMQIWFVNFVEDSLTAGFQALGGCTIDGSKPLPFNFSSVAGILSQLKRVNDWLDRVVSKGDEFLDEKIEKLKRKIYGFVIQHVGTTFDNCLQVASP